AACACATAAATTCTGTTTAGAAGATATTGTCGATACAACGACCTatggttgaaaaaaaaaaattaaaattgataaaatgacatcgtttttaaaaaaattatttgaattttatctAAAATCGATCGTTTTCGgcttgcaaaaattaaattttttctttccattCAATAATCAGTATGTCGTTGTATGgagagctacatacatacatatatacaacacaTGAGGCAAAATagtagaattttttttggagTAAAACTCGTTTGAAGATAAACTCATGGATTGAACTGAGGAATTTATTTAAGAGCATAAATAATAATCATTGAACatataatatcatatttttcattgggctgaaaatgtcaaattttgtaccgAAAAGTGATGATTTGGGAAAGCATTAATTTCTTGTTTCTATCTGCAGAGTCGCATCGCATGCTTGTCGAGGCATATGGTGATCATGCTCTATCAGAAATAACACGCAAAAGATGGTGTCAACGGTTCAGTGTCAATAAACTTGATGTGAAAAATGAAGAACTTGGAAGACTGCCAAAATAGTATGAAGACACCGAACTCCAAGCAACATTAAATGAAGATGATGATTTGAGTCAAAAGCAAATGATAGCCATCTTAAATGTTgcacaacaaacaatttcagatggatttattttaagaaaccTAAACTGAAAAAATCATGGGATAATTCGGTACAACCATCAACATCGACTGCAGAAACAGATCGATTTGGTAAAAATAGCAATGCTATGTGTTTGATGGGATCAGAAGGGTGTGGTATatcatgagcttctaaaaccagATTTTAATACCAAACGCTACAGACAACAAATGATCAGCTTGAACCATGCTTTGGTCGAAAAATTACCAGAATGGGCCAGAAAACACGGCAAGGTAGTTTTGATACACCACAATATACCTGCACACAGAAGCAAAATCGGTTCAGGATACAATCAAAGTTCTTGGCTGGGAGCTGCTACCTCACCCACCGTATTCACGCTTCCAATTACCGTTTAGTTCCATCGATGGAAGACGCATTGACTGAGCAGCACTCTGATTCCAACGCAGATTACGATTCATTACATCATCTTACATAAATCTTTAGGTTTTAAACTCCTATTATACTATTATATCTGATagaatacatatttgtttatttatttataaatacgaaaagactttttccaaCCAATAGTATGGGTGTTATACTACAACCTGTCCGATCCAAATCAATGCCTTGTATGGAATACTCTTTTACTTATCATGatgttttcattaaatatgGATGATTTTTCAGAACAGCGGTATACTATAATCtataattgttcagatcggaccactatagcatatagctgccatacaaactgaccgatcaaaatcaagattaaGATGGCTTTATACCCTCTTAGGCTATataaagttaacattttttcttgtttttgtttttttttttttttgttgccaaatGACAACTGCGTGCCACTGTACGGGCACTTTGCTATTGTAATGTTATTGTAACAAGCTATAAGCATTTCATAAAAttcttattgaacaacctggtatgtCCAAGCTGTAACTAgattcaaattttaatatcatACATTGCatgatttttgttcgtatttttCCTTCTCCTGTGAACTtgtaaaatttaacatttaaggggacaatatgtacatttgtatgtgtgtatgcgttaACATATTTCTGCATTATCTTCCACacagtttgtttattttatgcttAATGTGATCATATATTTTTCAAGGTCATCTTTGTTGATTTCTGCTAACAATCAGAGAATGCCGGGTTGTTGACTTAATAGCGTTTGATATAAGCTATAACTTTGATATAAACGAAAATCTGCCAATCATGCTTTTCCGCTTGCTGCGTCTACCAGAATCTAACGTAAATTCCAATACTCTTTTCAGTGCAGTCTGTGTCTGTGTCAGTCGTTTTTGGTCTGATGAAATATTTCAATGATTATCGCAAGGCATTCTTATCGCATTGACTTTTATATATCTGCATGTAGATATGTTTCGTGGTCAAGTGTCTGTCGGAAATATTTAAGACAGTGGCCAGCCGCCACACACTTACAATATATTCACACCACTATTGACTCATGCCCTTAAATAATGGCTTACTTAAATGTCGCaggtttttatgaaaataatgaaaatatatgcaGCGCATtataaatagaaacaaaaacgCAGAACAGCCGAATGCGCCGTGTAGCACACTTGGCATGATAATTtgaaaacatacacatacacacagccgAAAAATGATATACAACATTCGGGTTAATCAATGCCTCCATTGCCCAGTGTCATTATGCATTTGCGCATGCGTTGCATTGTAATTACCAAGCGTTTGGTCACTTGCCAGCTACCGATTCGCATGACTATTGGCTGCTAGTCAGCCGATATTGCGCACATGCGCAGTAAATTGGCACGTTGGACTTCTTTTTGTCGACTTTGTCGCGCTGCACTTGCTGGTGTGGGTTGTGCTGCGCAGCCGCAGCGACCACGAGTGTTATGCTAAGCTGTGGTCAATCGTCATtccgtacacacatacatatatttacatgatGACTGGTGCGcatgtgtgtataaatataaacaagtgCATGCATAACCAAAATTAGTACGCATTGTAATTGCAATCGTGGACTGATACATAAGCGCGGCGCAAATTAGTTGGCGTTGACGTTGGCGTCGGCCGAGGCTCGGCTGTGAGTGCGGGTGTGCAGCCTTGGCGTGCTTATCATGCATTCTCAGCTCACCAGCAATgcaatcaaattttgaattaaagaagctcactgcgtCTGCGCACAtacatgaatatatatgtatgtacgtatgtttgtttgtatgtatatgtgcgcaAATTGTCGTTCAAATGGCGCACGTAAGTAGGTTTTCGTTTTCATTATGCGttcgattttcattttttatatttgattttattggttGAATGGCCGCTTTGATTTGTATAAAAGGCCCAGTTGGCGCCGGTTCCAATCAGTTCAAATCCATTTTCGGTATTTAGAGCAACTAAATCAACAATTCAAACACACCCAACAAAAATGGCATTCAAAGTAAGCAGCAACAGGAATAAGGATAACATCCacctacaacaaaaacaaaaaaggcttAGCCacaaataataactaaaaaggactaaattccatacaaaaagtgctacaaaagacttaagcaagaAACTTGTCATAATCATAATCATGTCATAATCAGTGTTTGCCACATAAAAGTAACCTCAGTTCTTTATACTCCATTACAGTTTATCGCCTTCTTCGCACTCTGCATCGCTGCCGCCAGCGCCGGTGTCATCGCACCAGCTGCTCCATTGGCCGCCGTTGCAGCCGCACCATTGGCTGTTGCTGCCCGCGTTGAGGAATACGACCCACACCCACAATACACCTACGGCTATGATGTCAAGGATGCTCTCTCCGGTGACTCGAAAACCGCTGTGGAAACCCGTGATGGtgatatcgttcaaggccaatactCACTGAATGACGCTGATGGTTACCGTCGTATCGTGGACTACACCTCCGACCCAATTAACGGTTTCAACGCTGTTGTCCGTCGTGAGCCTTTGGTTGCTCCCGTCGTTGCTGCCGCTGCACCAGTAGTTGCTGCCCCAGCTCCCATCGTCAGAGCCGCTCCTTTCGCCGCACCAGTTGTCGCCGCCCCTGCTCCCCTCGTCGCCGGACCAGCTGTAGTGAAGACCCAATTCGCATCTCCACTCATCTCTTATGCCTATTAGAGAAGTTGGACTGAACATTGCCATTAGTTGTTAATCATGAATAAAGCCGCACTGTGAATATATagacaaaaaataattgtactTTTATTTTCCAACTGTAAAAAGGAGTCTTAAGGTTGTGCAGAATAATTTCACCCatcaatttcattatttttatactacaTTGACACATggatatataaatgtgtatgtgtgtccaATTGTCCATGTAAATATGAAGGTTTGCATTACATTGCATCATCATTAAGGTATTTTTGCAAAGGGACAATGTTGCATGTCAAATGCTGGTGCCACACCCTTGCAGATTATGTCCAATAACAGAATGTTTGCCACATGACTTGCAACTAAACGCCATCGTGGGTTGGGAGATGTTGCATTGTGACTAAGTAATGGACAGAAATGGCATTTGTAAAGCAGATGCCTTTGAGTCCCCATTGTGTTAGTAATATACGGCTGAGGTAATGACTAAGCCACAAGCCAATTCAAATTCttagttacatatttatatacttatatacatatatacacgatAAACAGGTGTGGAAGCTACATAAATAGATGTGATTCATTTAACGATTGAGTTAACCAAATTTCCTTATTAAGATTTTATTAATAGTTGTGACACATATTGTAATTTGTtattgaaatatgaaatatcatatttaatacggtgttgaaattttattgcgaggaattttttaattaaattggtGTAATAAACAGTTCTCCAGTATAACATCTTATaagaaaaaccaaataaaatgaTAAGATATTAGATGTCACACGGCCtcgattattgccaaagtacagaaCCGCAAGAAAATCTTTAACTCggtagccggcagcacatggggaaaagccaaagaaacgttgttggcaacataaaAGGAATCGGCTGGCCGATCACTAAatacgccgcaccaatatggacACCTGGATGCAATGAAACGGAGACGAGGAAGCTACAGACACTTCGAACAACAACAAGATGCCTCCTGATGACTCCCATTTAATATATGCACGAAGGGGTCCGCATGCTCTCAGTTAAGGGGCATAAAGAattcctctccaagcagtttctgctggggtGCTTTCGTGGAAATCATTTCCgcagtcacctgcttgaagCGGAACCGTCCCCTAGGAGTTGCATCCTCAACTACAATgacgacataaaacaatacgccgTCCATACTTCGGACAcaacaaacttcagacatgccaccattcacagtggagccagtAATACTTTCACCGACTCTACCTCAGTGAATGACGTACTTGAAGATAAACCActacccattgcagacgaactACTCGAGTTGTCGCTAGAATCGAGAGTGCTTcatgcgcagcttcgttctgaatactgtaacaggttaaactcctacttatcgaGAATCGACTCcgatatatcaaatatatggcCAGCGCGCAACGAGTCCCCGAATGACACTAATCATCTCTTTGCATGGCCAACTAACCCTGCACATCTGACACGCTTCCCCatatggtccgaccccgtcaaaacagcacgtttcctagAGCTACCGTTGGGTGATCTTGATGACAACTTATATGAACCTtgccatcctaacggggactagataaccgttacaagAACGACAAcattagatatttattttgaatccAGCAAGTCAGCGATCGGAAATTAAAAACACGAAAAGTAAGAAAGAATTCAGAATTCAGAAAGAATTcagaaatacaaatacaaaaaattccttacaagaacttgttttgtttctgattgttcagtttgtatgccagctatacactatagttatccgatctgaactatttcttcggagattgtgtTATTGCCCTAAGCCCCTTGCcgagtttcgtgaagataaatttcaaatatcttgaaaactgaaggactagttcgcgaatatatacatacatatataattaattaccaTAGAATTCTGACTGAGATCCACTTATTTAAGTAACGTtagcattatttttgttttgtgtgaaGCCGCTTTTGAAGAGGGAAAGTATGGAACGGGTTAAAAGACGGatgattttttattgtgtaaGATAGGTGATACATAAAGAACCACAAAAGAACAGTGAGTGTTATATTCTGCAGGAAATATTGAATATGAGAAAGCTATTAGCGCGATCGGTGCCAGCGAACCAGAGATTCATAAAATGGAATTCAAGTCTACTACTTGGAGAGGTCAAAATGGTTAGGCTGTACTATTAGCCGATTCGACACCGAACTCTCCGATTTAGACTAACATTTGCGCCGACAGCATAGTCAGAGTTGCTTCCCACTTTCCAAGTTTATCGTCGCATGACTTCCTTTTATTTCCAAAACGGGAAAAGTCAATGAAAGACAAAAATCGATTCGGATAAAAAATTGTCACTACGGAGACCTATTTTGCAAACCTCcagtattttcaatttcattttatactaaattttaaaaataatttatagattTAGGGCTTATTTTCAAACCACTTTCGTGGGTACAAAAAATACAACTAATTCCTactagtatataatatatatatatttcaatattatatttatattgtcgcCTTCTAGGTAATCCCACCAGATCCCACACACTTATTCCAACGATTTTctagttctcgaaacacttttcacaaGCACTAAAATGAT
The sequence above is drawn from the Bactrocera tryoni isolate S06 chromosome 1, CSIRO_BtryS06_freeze2, whole genome shotgun sequence genome and encodes:
- the LOC120781723 gene encoding larval cuticle protein A2B-like, with translation MAFKFIAFFALCIAAASAGVIAPAAPLAAVAAAPLAVAARVEEYDPHPQYTYGYDVKDALSGDSKTAVETRDGDIVQGQYSLNDADGYRRIVDYTSDPINGFNAVVRREPLVAPVVAAAAPVVAAPAPIVRAAPFAAPVVAAPAPLVAGPAVVKTQFASPLISYAY